A single region of the Plantactinospora soyae genome encodes:
- a CDS encoding MFS transporter: MTRTRRVHPAWLVAVVAFVALVGAAGFRATPSVLLHPLHEEFGWSLATISTAVSVNLILYGLTAPFAAALMDRFGIRLVVAGALTLVAAGSGLTVFMRTSAELILLWGVFVGLGTGSMALAFVATVTGRWFVHRRGLVTGVLTAGGAAGQLVFLPLLANLVEAYGWRAAALVVAGAALAVVPLVGWLLRDHPADLGLPPYGATEVVPAPVATGGSAARAVGALRTAARTRAFWLLAGGFAICGASTNGLVGTHFIPAAHDHGMTETTAASLLALVGLFDIVGTIASGWLTDRVDSRLLLAGYYALRGASLLVLPSLFGDSTQPSMLVFIIFYGLDWVATVPPTVALCREYFGASGAVVFGWVFASHQIGAAIAATGAGLVRDQLGSYTLAWYVAGALCAGAAVLSLRLRRRDRPVTATPARPTGPTDATEPTDATEPTDATGPTGATGPTASTGPTEPSGRVAPGPVGGAPVRSDVARSTAGSASPDS; encoded by the coding sequence GTGACCCGTACCCGCCGCGTGCATCCCGCCTGGCTGGTCGCCGTCGTCGCGTTCGTCGCGCTGGTCGGCGCCGCCGGTTTCCGTGCCACCCCGTCCGTGCTGCTGCATCCGCTGCACGAGGAGTTCGGCTGGTCGCTGGCCACCATCTCGACCGCCGTTTCGGTCAACCTCATCCTGTACGGCCTCACCGCGCCCTTCGCCGCCGCCCTGATGGACCGGTTCGGCATCCGACTGGTGGTAGCCGGTGCCCTGACCCTGGTCGCCGCCGGTAGCGGGCTGACGGTGTTCATGCGGACCAGCGCGGAGCTGATCCTGCTCTGGGGCGTGTTCGTCGGACTGGGTACCGGGTCCATGGCGCTCGCGTTCGTGGCCACGGTGACCGGGCGGTGGTTCGTACACCGGCGGGGCCTGGTCACCGGGGTGCTCACCGCCGGGGGCGCCGCCGGCCAGCTCGTCTTCCTGCCGCTGCTGGCCAACCTCGTCGAGGCGTACGGCTGGCGCGCGGCGGCACTGGTGGTGGCGGGGGCGGCGCTGGCCGTCGTACCCCTGGTCGGATGGCTGCTGCGCGACCACCCGGCGGATCTCGGCCTGCCGCCCTACGGGGCGACCGAGGTGGTGCCGGCGCCGGTCGCGACCGGTGGATCGGCGGCCCGGGCGGTCGGCGCACTGCGTACGGCGGCCCGGACCCGGGCGTTCTGGCTGCTGGCCGGGGGATTCGCGATCTGCGGTGCGTCGACGAACGGACTGGTCGGTACGCACTTCATCCCGGCCGCGCACGACCACGGGATGACCGAGACCACCGCCGCCAGCCTGCTCGCCCTGGTCGGCCTCTTCGACATCGTGGGCACCATCGCCTCGGGCTGGCTGACCGACCGGGTCGACAGCCGGCTGCTGCTCGCCGGCTACTACGCCCTGCGGGGTGCGTCGCTGCTGGTGCTGCCGAGCCTGTTCGGCGACTCGACCCAGCCGAGCATGCTGGTCTTCATCATCTTCTACGGCCTGGACTGGGTGGCCACGGTGCCGCCGACGGTCGCGCTCTGCCGGGAGTACTTCGGCGCGAGCGGAGCCGTGGTGTTCGGCTGGGTCTTCGCCTCCCACCAGATCGGCGCGGCGATCGCGGCCACCGGCGCCGGGCTGGTCCGGGACCAGCTTGGCAGCTACACCCTGGCCTGGTACGTCGCCGGGGCGCTCTGTGCCGGCGCGGCGGTGCTGTCGCTACGGCTCCGCCGTCGGGACCGGCCGGTGACCGCGACCCCGGCTCGACCGACCGGTCCGACGGATGCCACCGAGCCGACGGACGCCACCGAGCCGACGGACGCCACCGGGCCGACGGGCGCCACCGGGCCGACCGCGTCGACCGGTCCGACGGAGCCGAGCGGGCGGGTGGCGCCGGGTCCGGTGGGCGGGGCGCCGGTCAGGTCGGACGTTGCTCGATCCACTGCTGGTTCGGCGTCGCCTGACAGCTGA
- a CDS encoding RICIN domain-containing protein has product MPRYETPWREEPGRPPGGTVYGRRYRRLPEDPLLFAAFTVGGVGVLLGVLFAAGVFSGTGGAGPVGVGPAGSPGAGFPLPTSGGSAAAGSSTAATPNRTPSHTPAGTPDPTGPRLLRSAVSALCLDIVGTEVAEGADVHQVPCGTAASQRWLPTPVGGDVFTLINAASKKCLDVDGASLADGAPVQQWSCTGLPDQRWRLVRTATGTTMLVTVHSGKCLDLPAANLAPGIRMRQFSCQATPNQQWIEQRPT; this is encoded by the coding sequence ATGCCCAGGTATGAGACACCCTGGCGGGAGGAACCGGGCCGCCCGCCCGGCGGCACCGTCTACGGACGCCGCTACCGGCGGCTGCCCGAGGACCCGCTGCTGTTCGCCGCGTTCACCGTCGGCGGCGTGGGCGTACTGCTCGGCGTGCTCTTCGCCGCCGGGGTCTTCTCCGGAACCGGCGGGGCGGGACCGGTCGGGGTCGGTCCGGCGGGAAGTCCCGGCGCCGGCTTCCCGCTGCCGACCTCGGGCGGATCGGCGGCGGCCGGCAGCAGCACAGCGGCGACCCCGAACCGCACGCCGAGCCACACTCCGGCCGGTACCCCCGATCCCACCGGTCCACGACTGCTCCGCTCGGCCGTCTCCGCCCTCTGCCTGGACATCGTCGGGACCGAGGTCGCCGAGGGGGCCGACGTGCACCAGGTGCCCTGCGGCACCGCCGCGAGCCAACGCTGGCTGCCGACTCCGGTCGGTGGTGACGTCTTCACCCTGATCAACGCCGCCAGCAAGAAGTGCCTCGACGTGGACGGGGCGAGCCTGGCCGACGGCGCCCCCGTCCAGCAGTGGTCGTGCACCGGCCTGCCCGACCAGCGCTGGCGGCTCGTCCGTACCGCCACCGGCACGACGATGCTGGTCACTGTGCACAGCGGCAAGTGCCTGGACCTGCCGGCCGCGAACCTGGCCCCGGGGATCAGGATGCGGCAGTTCAGCTGTCAGGCGACGCCGAACCAGCAGTGGATCGAGCAACGTCCGACCTGA
- the groEL gene encoding chaperonin GroEL, translated as MRISPPAGRYALLIAVGEYDDPSLDQLRAPEQDVERLAAVLEDPAVGNFTVRTQQDAADHEVRREIEDLLTDRVDDDLVLLYFSCHGIVDPFHRLYFAAANTVRTRPASTAISRSFVNEQLEACRAAAKVLVLDCCFAGAFAEGFKGASQGALEGQAGRGYVVISACDSYEYAFESDGLVESAPRGSIFTDVLLEGLATGGADLDGDGRIGVDELFRYVHDGVVRRRPDQKPKWSAYNAEPHIYLATVPAPAGPPGTRDGGAGAVAKAATGATPRRTNYNRHQAIVARGFRAGADLVRRTFGPLGRRVLVEDAAGAYHELGDAASVVRQFTAYDTRDAIGASYVRELVEGVRHRVGDGATSTVVLAQAMMDGAAAALRAGANPVALCRGIESGAQAVLAELADLAVPVETKEQLRMVATIASGDEVVGDLVATAMERVGKDGVVIVEESNLFGLELELTRGMRVPAGHVSPYFVTDPEGAEAVLDDPSILIVDQRLSSVPELRPFLDLAGREGRPLAVFAQDVRDAALTALIVGKMEHAFGAVAVRLPWPDDERCGVMADLALLTGATVVVDADGGLAGATGQVLGGARKVITTRRDTTVVDGGGDAELNRRRIQGLRAELDRHVGDDEREMLRERLSRLTGGVAVIRVGESTEGQLKKRRRQIDDAVRNAKAAVEWGLVPGGGAALLTVADRIGARLSRGGDEALGYAVVVDALVAPYEELMRNAGRDPLAGPTDLSRRGPGITFDVVSGAYVTALDAGIVDAAATLRQAVTAAAGMVCRYLMIG; from the coding sequence GTGCGGATTAGCCCGCCGGCCGGCCGGTACGCGCTGCTCATCGCCGTAGGCGAGTACGACGACCCGTCGCTGGACCAGTTGCGGGCCCCGGAGCAGGACGTGGAACGGCTGGCGGCGGTGCTGGAGGACCCGGCGGTCGGCAACTTCACGGTACGCACCCAGCAGGACGCGGCCGACCACGAGGTACGCCGGGAGATCGAGGATCTGCTCACCGACCGGGTCGACGACGACCTCGTCCTGCTCTACTTCTCCTGCCACGGCATCGTGGACCCGTTCCACCGGCTCTACTTCGCCGCCGCCAACACCGTCCGGACCCGGCCGGCCAGCACCGCCATCTCCCGCTCCTTCGTCAACGAGCAACTGGAGGCGTGTCGCGCCGCCGCCAAGGTGCTGGTGCTGGACTGCTGCTTCGCGGGCGCCTTCGCCGAAGGGTTCAAGGGCGCGTCGCAGGGTGCGTTGGAGGGCCAGGCCGGCCGGGGCTACGTGGTGATCAGCGCCTGCGACAGCTACGAGTACGCGTTCGAGTCCGACGGCCTGGTCGAGTCCGCGCCCCGGGGATCGATCTTCACCGACGTACTGCTGGAGGGGCTGGCCACCGGCGGTGCCGACCTGGACGGCGACGGCCGGATCGGCGTCGACGAGCTGTTCCGGTACGTCCACGACGGAGTGGTACGCCGCCGACCGGACCAGAAGCCGAAGTGGAGCGCGTACAACGCCGAGCCGCACATCTACCTCGCCACCGTGCCGGCGCCGGCCGGTCCGCCCGGTACCCGGGATGGTGGCGCGGGCGCGGTGGCCAAGGCCGCCACCGGCGCCACGCCCCGGCGCACCAACTACAACCGGCACCAGGCGATCGTCGCCCGGGGGTTCCGGGCCGGTGCGGACCTGGTCCGCCGAACCTTCGGGCCGCTCGGCCGGCGGGTGCTGGTGGAGGACGCCGCCGGGGCGTACCACGAGCTGGGCGACGCGGCCAGCGTGGTGCGGCAGTTCACCGCGTACGACACCCGGGACGCGATCGGTGCCAGCTATGTCCGGGAACTGGTGGAGGGGGTCCGGCACCGGGTCGGCGACGGCGCGACCAGCACGGTGGTGCTCGCCCAGGCCATGATGGACGGTGCCGCGGCGGCGCTCCGGGCCGGGGCGAACCCGGTGGCGCTGTGCCGGGGCATCGAGTCGGGCGCCCAGGCGGTGCTCGCCGAGCTGGCCGACCTCGCGGTGCCGGTGGAGACGAAGGAACAGCTCCGGATGGTCGCCACGATCGCCTCCGGTGACGAGGTGGTCGGCGACCTCGTCGCCACCGCCATGGAGCGGGTGGGCAAGGACGGCGTGGTGATCGTCGAGGAGAGCAACCTGTTCGGGCTCGAACTCGAACTCACCCGGGGGATGCGGGTACCGGCCGGCCACGTCTCGCCGTACTTCGTGACGGATCCGGAGGGCGCCGAGGCGGTACTCGACGATCCGTCGATCCTGATCGTCGACCAGCGACTGTCGTCCGTACCCGAACTTCGGCCCTTCCTGGACCTGGCCGGCCGCGAGGGGCGCCCACTGGCGGTCTTCGCCCAGGACGTCCGGGACGCCGCGCTGACCGCGCTGATCGTCGGGAAGATGGAACACGCCTTCGGCGCGGTCGCCGTACGACTGCCGTGGCCGGACGACGAGCGGTGCGGGGTGATGGCGGACCTGGCGCTGCTCACCGGGGCCACCGTGGTGGTCGACGCCGACGGTGGGCTCGCCGGGGCCACCGGGCAGGTGCTGGGCGGTGCCCGCAAGGTGATCACCACCCGCCGGGACACCACGGTGGTGGACGGCGGCGGCGACGCGGAGCTGAACCGCCGCCGCATCCAGGGTCTCCGGGCCGAGTTGGACCGGCACGTGGGCGACGACGAACGGGAGATGCTGCGGGAGCGGCTGTCCCGGCTCACCGGTGGAGTCGCGGTGATCAGGGTCGGCGAGTCGACCGAGGGACAGCTGAAGAAGCGGCGGCGCCAGATCGACGACGCGGTACGCAACGCGAAGGCGGCCGTCGAGTGGGGACTGGTGCCGGGCGGCGGGGCGGCACTGCTCACCGTCGCCGACCGGATCGGTGCCCGGCTCTCGCGGGGCGGGGACGAGGCGCTGGGCTACGCCGTGGTGGTCGACGCCCTCGTCGCACCGTACGAGGAGTTGATGCGCAACGCGGGGCGGGATCCGCTCGCCGGCCCGACCGACCTGTCCCGGCGCGGGCCCGGGATCACCTTCGACGTCGTCTCCGGGGCGTACGTGACCGCACTGGACGCCGGCATCGTCGACGCCGCCGCGACCCTACGGCAGGCGGTCACCGCCGCGGCCGGAATGGTGTGCCGCTATCTCATGATCGGCTGA
- a CDS encoding roadblock/LC7 domain-containing protein encodes MLTVAHPDTGTDPFDSPLPRRHPGAGLDDGSGEAVPEVVLDEVSRSAPDAFTAAGRHAHPGQSAVYAELGVLRDRVPGVRGAVLAGVDGRLIGHDLAAGPEPLDLAALAATTFGLGRQCGLTLQQGPLRELTVHSHQGYFTVYGVSEHVLLAVLGDDRLNVSWLHLEAGPVAERLADLLHVGGTA; translated from the coding sequence GTGCTGACCGTGGCCCACCCCGACACCGGAACGGACCCGTTCGACAGCCCCCTGCCGCGCCGCCATCCGGGTGCGGGACTCGACGACGGCAGCGGAGAGGCGGTGCCGGAGGTGGTCCTCGACGAGGTCTCCCGGTCGGCTCCCGACGCGTTCACCGCTGCGGGTCGGCACGCGCATCCGGGCCAGTCCGCCGTCTACGCCGAACTCGGCGTCCTGCGGGACCGGGTCCCGGGGGTACGGGGTGCCGTACTCGCGGGCGTCGACGGGCGACTGATCGGGCACGACCTCGCCGCCGGACCCGAGCCCCTGGACCTGGCCGCGCTCGCGGCGACCACCTTCGGGCTCGGTCGGCAGTGCGGTCTGACCCTGCAACAGGGCCCGTTGCGCGAACTGACCGTCCACAGCCACCAGGGCTACTTCACCGTGTACGGCGTGAGCGAGCACGTCCTGCTCGCCGTGCTCGGCGACGACCGGCTGAACGTCTCCTGGTTGCACCTGGAGGCCGGACCGGTGGCCGAACGGCTCGCTGACCTGCTGCACGTCGGCGGCACCGCGTAG
- a CDS encoding MazG-like family protein produces MNDVTWGTVRAVRAWLDRVNGTGGHELTCRILKVTEEAGEAAGAWIGLTGQNPRKGVTHSLDDVAGELADVALTALVAIESLGLDARQVLRTRAERVQGRLAALPATVDVPAERVGPAPVVE; encoded by the coding sequence GTGAACGACGTCACGTGGGGAACTGTCCGCGCCGTACGTGCCTGGCTGGACCGGGTGAACGGCACCGGCGGCCACGAGTTGACCTGCCGCATCCTCAAAGTCACCGAGGAGGCCGGTGAGGCGGCCGGCGCCTGGATCGGGCTGACCGGGCAGAACCCGCGCAAGGGCGTCACGCACAGCCTGGACGACGTGGCGGGCGAACTGGCCGACGTCGCGCTGACCGCCCTGGTCGCGATCGAGAGCCTGGGACTGGACGCCCGGCAGGTGCTGCGGACCCGCGCCGAACGGGTGCAGGGCCGGCTCGCGGCCCTGCCGGCGACCGTCGACGTACCGGCCGAGCGGGTCGGCCCGGCGCCGGTCGTCGAGTAG
- a CDS encoding serine hydrolase domain-containing protein: MSLQRSVDPDQVGFDPARLARIDTHFARYVDAGELAGWQLVVTRRGEIAHASTYGLRDREAGKPVEPDTLWRIYSMTKPITSVAAMILWEEGRLQLTDEISRWLPEFADVRVYDRGSTLKPYTVPAVEPIRVWHLLTHTAGLTYGFLQTSVVDGLYRAAGYDLYPPVGFDLATATEGLARLPLLFQPGTAWGYSVATDVLGRLIEVVSGQSLDTFLAERVLGPLGMTDTRWWAEGPDADRLAACYAVNPTNGQAVRYDAIGRFALEKPALLAGGSGLLSTAADYHRFTQFLLRGGELDGVRLLGPRTVRFMTRNHLPGGQDLGRLSTGGFAETTFDGIGFGLGFAVVEDPVPSRTPSSVGEYYWGGVASTAFWVDPVEEITALLFTQLVPSSTYPLRAELRQLVYSAIVD; the protein is encoded by the coding sequence ATGAGCCTCCAGCGCAGCGTGGACCCCGATCAGGTCGGTTTCGACCCGGCGAGGCTGGCCCGGATCGACACGCATTTCGCCCGTTACGTGGACGCCGGTGAACTCGCCGGTTGGCAACTGGTCGTGACCCGGCGCGGCGAGATCGCGCACGCCTCGACGTACGGGCTGCGGGATCGGGAGGCCGGGAAGCCGGTCGAGCCCGACACGCTCTGGCGGATCTACTCGATGACCAAGCCGATCACCTCGGTGGCGGCGATGATCCTGTGGGAGGAGGGGCGACTCCAGCTCACCGACGAGATCAGCCGCTGGCTGCCGGAGTTCGCCGACGTCCGGGTCTACGACCGGGGATCGACGCTGAAGCCGTACACGGTGCCGGCGGTCGAGCCGATCCGGGTCTGGCACCTGCTCACCCACACCGCCGGCCTGACGTACGGCTTCCTCCAGACCTCGGTGGTCGACGGGCTCTACCGGGCCGCCGGGTACGACCTGTACCCGCCGGTCGGATTCGACCTGGCCACCGCGACCGAGGGCCTGGCCCGGCTGCCGCTGCTCTTCCAACCCGGTACCGCGTGGGGCTACTCGGTCGCCACCGACGTGCTCGGCCGCCTGATCGAGGTGGTCTCCGGGCAGTCGCTGGACACCTTCCTCGCCGAGCGGGTCCTCGGCCCGCTGGGCATGACCGACACCCGGTGGTGGGCCGAGGGCCCGGACGCGGATCGGCTGGCCGCCTGCTACGCCGTCAACCCGACGAACGGTCAGGCGGTCCGGTACGACGCCATCGGCCGGTTCGCGCTGGAGAAGCCGGCACTGCTCGCCGGCGGAAGCGGACTGCTCTCGACCGCCGCCGATTACCACCGGTTCACCCAGTTCCTGCTGCGCGGCGGTGAGCTGGACGGGGTACGGCTGCTCGGTCCCCGTACCGTCCGGTTCATGACCCGCAACCACCTGCCGGGCGGGCAGGACCTGGGCCGACTCTCCACTGGAGGCTTCGCCGAGACCACCTTCGACGGGATCGGATTCGGGCTCGGATTCGCGGTGGTGGAGGATCCGGTGCCCAGCCGGACGCCGAGCAGTGTCGGCGAGTACTACTGGGGCGGCGTGGCGAGTACGGCGTTCTGGGTCGACCCGGTCGAGGAGATCACCGCGCTGCTCTTCACCCAGCTCGTACCGTCCAGTACCTACCCGCTCCGCGCCGAGCTGCGTCAGCTCGTCTACTCGGCCATTGTCGACTGA
- a CDS encoding YqeB family protein, which yields MAPDGTSTAGGPAPSAGPGIVVAEPTGMVALVWITFPLLGAGLLWLLQWSAGWIASIRWIPMRGPFMLIDAVDEPWATGGALLLGVLGGLVVAGMAAVERLTVTVAADRVTLVRGGTTSQHLERDWIGEVFRDGKQLVLLGTDTGELARESSDLPTDRLRNAFEAYGYRWSADGDPYRDDYRSWVVDGTGLPAGADSLLKARQRALDKKERAQVAELRLDLARLGVVVRDQDKRQYWRRTRSTDPTPDRSPDPTRDATPDRSPDRSPGRPAPGAG from the coding sequence ATGGCCCCGGACGGTACGTCCACCGCCGGTGGCCCGGCACCGTCGGCCGGACCGGGGATCGTGGTCGCCGAACCGACCGGGATGGTGGCCCTGGTGTGGATCACGTTCCCGCTGCTCGGCGCCGGTCTCCTCTGGCTGCTCCAGTGGTCGGCGGGGTGGATCGCGTCGATCCGGTGGATTCCGATGCGGGGGCCGTTCATGCTGATCGACGCGGTCGACGAGCCGTGGGCCACCGGTGGTGCGCTGCTGCTCGGCGTGCTGGGTGGCCTGGTCGTCGCCGGCATGGCCGCCGTCGAGCGGCTGACCGTGACCGTCGCCGCCGACCGGGTCACCCTGGTCCGGGGCGGCACCACCAGCCAACACCTCGAACGGGACTGGATCGGGGAGGTCTTCCGGGACGGCAAGCAGCTCGTCCTGCTCGGCACCGACACCGGAGAACTCGCCCGGGAGTCGTCCGACCTGCCGACCGACCGGCTGCGGAACGCCTTCGAGGCGTACGGCTACCGCTGGTCCGCCGACGGGGACCCGTACCGGGACGACTACCGGAGCTGGGTGGTGGACGGGACCGGGTTGCCGGCCGGCGCGGACTCACTGCTCAAGGCGCGACAGCGGGCGCTGGACAAGAAGGAACGGGCCCAGGTCGCCGAGTTGCGCCTCGATCTGGCCCGACTCGGCGTCGTGGTACGCGACCAGGACAAGCGCCAGTACTGGCGCCGGACCCGGTCGACCGACCCGACCCCGGACCGGAGTCCGGACCCGACCCGGGACGCGACCCCGGATCGGAGCCCGGATCGGAGCCCCGGGCGGCCCGCGCCGGGTGCCGGCTGA
- a CDS encoding ABC transporter permease: protein MTTDSTSTRTAAITARDTADGSGTYRPTAEAGADLSRPSLLRLTGVELRKLADTRAGYWLLITIGLVSVAIVTVMLVFTPDADQQFANFLALAQFPVGILLPILGIMLVTSEFSQRTALTTFALVPQRHRVVTAKLAAGVVAGLISALVTLGTAAAGTLIASLSGADDLWSAVLMPLLGAAVFQVVSVLMGIAFGLLFQNTPVAIVLSLVLPIAWSILGEMISGLRTAATWLDTGLTTAPLIEPPDAGELGAGQWARLGVSVAAWVLVPLVAGLVRTIRREVS, encoded by the coding sequence ATGACCACCGACAGCACATCGACGCGGACCGCCGCCATAACCGCGCGGGACACGGCGGACGGCTCGGGTACGTACCGGCCGACGGCCGAAGCGGGGGCGGACCTGAGCCGACCGTCGCTGCTCCGGCTGACCGGGGTCGAACTCCGCAAGCTCGCCGACACCCGGGCCGGCTACTGGCTGCTGATCACCATCGGGCTGGTCTCGGTGGCGATCGTGACCGTGATGCTCGTCTTCACCCCCGACGCCGACCAGCAGTTCGCGAACTTCCTCGCGCTGGCACAGTTCCCGGTCGGCATCCTGCTGCCGATCCTCGGCATCATGCTGGTCACCAGCGAGTTCTCCCAGCGCACCGCGCTCACCACCTTCGCCCTGGTACCGCAGCGCCACCGGGTGGTCACCGCCAAACTGGCCGCCGGGGTGGTCGCCGGGCTGATCTCGGCACTGGTCACCCTGGGTACGGCGGCGGCCGGAACCCTGATCGCCAGCCTCAGCGGCGCCGACGACCTATGGTCAGCCGTGCTGATGCCACTGCTCGGCGCGGCGGTCTTCCAGGTGGTCAGCGTGCTGATGGGCATCGCGTTCGGCCTGCTGTTCCAGAACACGCCGGTTGCCATCGTGCTCTCCCTGGTGCTGCCGATCGCGTGGTCCATCCTCGGCGAGATGATCAGCGGGCTGCGTACCGCCGCCACCTGGCTCGACACCGGCCTCACCACGGCACCGCTGATCGAACCGCCGGACGCCGGCGAACTCGGCGCCGGCCAGTGGGCCCGACTCGGGGTGTCGGTCGCGGCCTGGGTACTGGTGCCGCTGGTCGCGGGGCTGGTCCGGACGATCCGCCGCGAGGTGTCCTGA
- a CDS encoding ABC transporter ATP-binding protein has product MITVERLSKRYGQHTAVDDISFRCEPGTVTGFLGPNGAGKSTTMRMICGFTPPSAGTATVNNVGYRQLPNPGRQVGLLLDAGAQHPGRTGRETLTLSARIMGVPRRRVDECLAQVGLNAVAARRRVRAYSLGMRQRLGLAQALLGDPRILILDEPANGLDPEGIYWMRGLLRDFADRGGTVLLSSHLLREVEAVADRLVVIGAGRVVAQGSKDELLAGAGALVRARDPEALRAAVDRAGLPVRSSTDGGLLVGAEPGAVGQAAADAGVALLELRPAESAGLEQIFLSLTAGESVREAVR; this is encoded by the coding sequence ATGATTACCGTTGAACGACTGAGTAAACGGTACGGCCAGCACACGGCCGTCGACGACATATCGTTCCGGTGTGAACCGGGCACCGTGACCGGTTTCCTCGGCCCGAACGGTGCCGGCAAGTCCACCACCATGCGGATGATCTGCGGGTTCACCCCACCGTCCGCCGGCACCGCCACGGTCAACAACGTCGGCTACCGTCAGCTACCGAATCCGGGCCGCCAGGTCGGACTGCTGCTCGACGCCGGGGCCCAGCATCCCGGGCGGACCGGTCGGGAGACGCTCACCCTCTCCGCCAGGATCATGGGCGTACCCCGGCGTCGGGTCGACGAATGCCTCGCCCAGGTCGGCCTGAACGCGGTCGCGGCGCGGCGCCGGGTCCGGGCGTACTCGTTGGGCATGCGCCAGCGGCTCGGCCTGGCACAGGCGCTGCTCGGTGACCCCCGGATCCTGATCCTGGACGAGCCGGCGAACGGCCTCGACCCCGAGGGCATCTACTGGATGCGCGGCCTGCTCCGGGACTTCGCCGACCGGGGCGGCACGGTCCTGCTCTCCTCACACCTGCTCCGCGAGGTGGAGGCGGTGGCCGACCGGCTGGTGGTGATCGGCGCCGGCCGGGTCGTCGCGCAGGGCAGCAAGGACGAACTGCTGGCCGGGGCCGGGGCGCTGGTCCGGGCCCGCGACCCGGAGGCGCTCCGCGCCGCCGTCGACCGGGCCGGGCTGCCGGTGCGGTCCAGCACCGACGGCGGCCTGCTGGTCGGGGCCGAGCCCGGTGCGGTCGGGCAGGCCGCCGCCGACGCCGGGGTGGCCCTGCTGGAGCTGCGTCCGGCCGAGAGCGCCGGGCTCGAACAGATCTTCCTGTCCCTGACCGCCGGCGAGTCCGTACGAGAGGCCGTGAGATGA
- a CDS encoding sensor histidine kinase, translating into MTGVPVLPEHPWLLPATLTADLADPGGRPRRSTRDWVVDTLCFLLASGYAVIAFWDVLRPQPALVADRADSQLAVAIDVVLTTALCLALWVRRRWPVGLALAALPVALFSTPSGIAILIILLSLVVHRRLAVAGPLLAAHLGVAMLYEFRNPDPTDGPWVGMTLSAALTASMLAWGMFIRARRQLVVSWRDRAYRAEAEQRLRVEAARRLERTRIAREMHDVLAHRISLLSLHAGALEFRPDAPPEEIARAAGVIRTSAHQALQDLREVIGVLREDPPGADDPELAPPIEPVRGSDRRAAPYPPDPPYPVVVPPGATSVGQLPSQRTTGAPERPQPTLDDLPALVAESQEAGMRVSLRTELIMTETAPAGIGRGAYRIVQEGLTNARKHAPGTIVTVTARGRPGVGLSVEVRNRWPVGQPTGPPIPGTGTGLVGLIERTALLGGWLEHGRTDSGDFRLAAWLPWPP; encoded by the coding sequence ATGACTGGTGTGCCGGTGCTCCCCGAGCACCCCTGGCTGCTGCCGGCCACCCTCACCGCGGACCTCGCCGACCCCGGCGGTCGACCCCGGCGGTCGACCCGGGACTGGGTGGTCGACACGCTCTGCTTCCTGCTCGCCTCCGGCTACGCGGTGATCGCGTTCTGGGACGTGCTGCGGCCACAGCCGGCGCTGGTCGCGGACCGGGCCGATTCGCAGCTGGCGGTCGCGATCGACGTGGTGCTGACCACCGCGCTCTGCCTCGCACTCTGGGTACGGCGCCGCTGGCCGGTCGGGTTGGCCCTCGCCGCGCTGCCGGTGGCGCTTTTCTCCACCCCGTCCGGGATCGCCATCCTGATCATCCTGCTCAGCCTGGTGGTGCACCGCCGGCTGGCGGTGGCGGGCCCGCTGCTCGCGGCCCACCTCGGGGTCGCCATGCTCTACGAGTTCCGCAATCCGGACCCGACCGACGGGCCCTGGGTCGGGATGACGCTGAGCGCGGCGCTGACCGCGTCGATGCTCGCCTGGGGGATGTTCATCCGGGCCCGGCGCCAGCTCGTGGTGTCGTGGCGGGACCGGGCGTACCGGGCCGAGGCGGAGCAGCGGCTGCGGGTCGAGGCGGCCCGGCGGCTGGAACGGACCCGGATCGCCCGGGAGATGCACGACGTACTGGCGCACCGGATCTCCCTGTTGAGCCTGCACGCGGGGGCGTTGGAGTTTCGGCCCGACGCGCCGCCGGAGGAGATCGCCCGGGCCGCCGGGGTGATCCGGACCAGTGCCCATCAGGCGTTGCAGGACCTGCGCGAGGTGATCGGCGTGCTCCGGGAGGATCCGCCCGGGGCCGATGATCCGGAACTCGCCCCGCCCATCGAGCCGGTACGCGGGTCCGATAGGCGTGCCGCGCCGTATCCGCCCGACCCGCCGTACCCGGTGGTGGTCCCGCCGGGAGCGACCTCGGTCGGGCAGCTGCCGTCGCAGCGGACCACCGGGGCCCCCGAACGACCGCAGCCGACCCTGGACGACCTGCCGGCGCTGGTCGCCGAGTCGCAGGAGGCGGGGATGCGGGTCAGCCTGCGGACCGAGCTGATCATGACGGAGACGGCGCCGGCCGGGATCGGGCGGGGTGCGTACCGGATCGTGCAGGAGGGGCTGACCAATGCCCGCAAGCACGCCCCGGGCACCATCGTCACGGTGACCGCACGCGGGCGGCCGGGGGTGGGTCTCAGCGTCGAGGTCCGGAACCGGTGGCCGGTGGGCCAGCCGACCGGCCCCCCGATCCCGGGCACCGGTACCGGCCTGGTCGGGCTCATCGAACGGACCGCCCTGCTCGGCGGCTGGTTGGAACACGGGCGCACCGACTCGGGTGACTTCCGGCTGGCGGCCTGGCTACCGTGGCCCCCGTGA